One stretch of Erpetoichthys calabaricus chromosome 14, fErpCal1.3, whole genome shotgun sequence DNA includes these proteins:
- the LOC114664956 gene encoding phosphatase and actin regulator 4-like isoform X6, translated as MGQAIDSEPAVEESETPPLSCDDEIDNHHPGSGVTSEETVSGDGTPPTKRKGKFSGFGKIFKPWKWRKKKTSENFKQTSEVLERKISMRKPREDLIKQGVLKELPEYEGEEQNHLKQPNMKNGHTVPFNGSQELDLGHTASGTERRDMLYKTPSADDGKKIALSELEKRISFNYQPAEADKKTSVALPSYEKDKDKRITLSKTPSEADKKTTLSKAPSEADKKAALSKAPSEGDKRAILNKTLSEAEKRATVIKPLPEADSKVAVTKTVSSEDDKRSRPQSEFVKLPNFQKPESLENDKVGCPASDTEKKALFPKLPSGEETKKIRSASEADRREDGRRNRADVNGSRPFSDMDPKLDTLREPLPPKQVIHPPKWLVLAAASSQESGGDGQMKDFNPEKNAATNSVGVGGKAVRTLSANTTPASINPTVANSTSSNTSLNATSTAPAKQPPVPPPKPLNRNSNPALLEKNKATFSYSAPVWNTLPLDIRMSPKYRLFKAELTQAVGGGTLMPSKPSPPLPPKRTTPVIKPAPLNTTITGQSQEEIHDPVPVVNPPLPSPSPPLPTHTPPSPPRTQSLSVQPQSDFNNITSEPGQRMSQLPLHIMIQRALTSPGPAMPNPEGSQRAHSLLFETNLDNQSETGSRGRVLPVTIEPLKVPDDEEDEEEEEEEEEIKLVPKPGGHHVYIGKHLSVTVIPETIGPGSSEEEEEEESDSDADGPIPYKDDDDDDDDDDPSHNSSLANKVKRKDTLALKLNQPSQREVEEMSVVPRQTKEEWEAFRTQIGTALTRRLSQRPTAEELEQRNILQQMKLTDKQRNEKSRED; from the exons TATTAGAAAGGAAAATCTCAATGAGAAAGCCCAGAGAAGACCTTATCAAACAAGGAGTGCTAAAGGAACTGCCAGAATATG AGGGGGAGGAGCAAAACCATTTAAAACAGCCAAACATGAAGAATGGCCATACAGTACCATTCAATGGGTCACAGGAGTTGGATTTAGGGCATACTGCTTCAGGGACGGAAAGAAGGGATATGCTTTATAAGACACCATCGGCTGATGATGGGAAAAAAATTGCACTTTCTGAGCTGGAGAAGAGAATCAGCTTCAATTATCAACCTGCTGAGGCAGATAAGAAGACATCAGTTGCTTTACCATCCTATGAAAAAGACAAGGACAAGAGGATAACCCTCAGCAAGACTCCATCTGAAGCAGACAAGAAAACAACACTCAGCAAAGCTCCATCTGAAGCAGACAAGAAAGCAGCACTCAGCAAGGCTCCATCTGAAGGAGATAAGAGGGCAATACTCAACAAAACTTTATCTGAAGCAGAGAAGAGGGCAACGGTCATCAAACCTTTACCTGAGGCAGACAGTAAAGTGGCAGTCACAAAAACTGTTTCCTCAGAGGATGACAAGCGAAGTCGACCTCAGTCTGAATTTGTGAAACTCCCTAACTTCCAGAAACCAGAGTCTctggaaaatgacaaagtagGTTGCCCTGCTTCAGATACTGAGAAGAAAGCACTTTTCCCAAAACTGCCCTCTGGAGAGGAAACAAAAAAGATACGATCAGCTTCCGAAGCAGACCGGAGGGAGGATGGGAGAAGGAACCGGG CAGATGTCAATGGGAGCCGCCCTTTTTCTGACATGGATCCAAAGTTGGATACTTTGAGAGAACCTTTGCCACCCAAGCAGGTTATTCATCCTCCAAAATGGTTGGTGTTAGCAGCTGCCTCCTCCCAAGAATCTGGGGGTGATGGACAGATGAAAGACTTCAATCCTGAAAAGAATGCTGCCACTAACTCTGTTGGTGTGGGTGGAAAAGCTGTAAGGACTCTTTCTGCCAACACCACTCCTGCTAGCATTAACCCTACTGTAGCTAACAGCACATCCAGCAATACCAGCTTAAATGCTACTTCCACTGCACCTGCCAAGCAACCGCCTGTcccacctcccaagcctcttaATCGGAACAGCAACCCTGCACTCCTAG aaaaaaacaaagcaacttTTAGTTACTCTGCACCTGTTTGGAACACTCTACCACTGGACATTAGAATGTCCCCCAAATATAGGTTATTTAAAG CGGAATTGACCCAGGCAGTTGGTGGTGGTACTCTAATGCCTTCCAAGCCATCACCACCTCTTCCTCCCAAAAGAACGACACCTGTCATCAAGCCTGCTCCACTGAATACCACAATTACTGGTCAGAGTCAAGAAGAGATCCATGATCCAGTTCCAGTCGTGAATCCCCCTCTTCCTTCTCCTTCACCCCCATTGCctacacacactcctccttccccACCACGTACTCAGTCCCTGTCTGTTCAGCCCCAGTCTGATTTCAACAACATAACTTCTGAGCCAGGGCAACGTATGTCACAGCTGCCACTTCATATAATGATTCAACGAGCCCTCACCAGTCCTGGTCCAGCCATGCCCAACCCAGAGGGCTCTCAAAGGGCTCATTCTCTGCTGTTTGAGACAAATCTTGACAACCAAAGTGAAACTGGATCTAGAGGAAGAGTCCTACCTGTTACAATAGAGCCACTTAAAGT cccTGATGATGAAGAggatgaggaggaagaggaggaggaagaggagattAAGTTAGTGCCTAAACCAGGGGGGCATCATGTTTATATTGGAAAGCACCTGTCTGTGACTGTAATCCCAGAAACAATTGGTCCAGGGAGtagtgaggaagaggaggaggaggaaagtgATTCTGATGCTGATGGTCCAATTCCATACAAAGATGATGACgacgacgatgatgatgatgaccccAGCCACAACA GCTCCTTGGCGAATAAAGTCAAGCGAAAAGACACCTTGGCACTAAAGCTAAACCAGCCATCACAGCGGGAAGTGGAGGAAATGAGTGTTGTTCCCAGGCAGACCAAGGAGGAGTGGGAAGCTTTCCGCACTCAGATTGGGACAGCACTTACACG GAGGCTTAGTCAGAGACCAACAGCTGAAGAACTGGAGCAACGCAACATTTTGCAGC AAATGAAGCTGACAGACAAGCAGAGAAACGAGAAATCAAGAGAAGACTGA